A genomic window from Candidatus Latescibacterota bacterium includes:
- a CDS encoding DUF116 domain-containing protein, with the protein MSKDEGNNGKEHKPRRVLGEEWVDWDGGKEPADIDEGKKTFILLSLLVIVFVFTVGALFWYLVLPRFLSFGRIWAFSLSIVFLSVTVILLAWYILLVVTVFTKKSYMKICLTRGSSLFFFLYPLAIRFASLLGISRDRLSHSFIRVSNTLIRPDRGNGPVLAIFPRCLDRETRTKAREICESHSDVIIHTASGGSAARKVIRDLVPRAIVAVACERDLVSGIQDIAPRIPVIGIPNNRPSGPCKDTTMDIRSFLDAIEFFSPTP; encoded by the coding sequence ATGAGTAAAGATGAAGGAAATAACGGGAAGGAACATAAACCTCGCAGGGTCCTGGGAGAAGAATGGGTCGACTGGGATGGTGGTAAGGAGCCTGCCGATATCGACGAGGGTAAAAAGACATTTATTTTACTCTCATTGCTCGTCATCGTCTTCGTTTTCACTGTCGGCGCTCTTTTCTGGTACCTTGTTCTTCCGAGGTTTCTGTCATTCGGTAGAATATGGGCGTTCTCGCTAAGCATCGTTTTCCTTTCAGTGACCGTCATTCTGCTGGCCTGGTATATTCTGCTTGTCGTGACTGTATTCACGAAAAAGAGTTATATGAAGATATGTCTCACGAGAGGCAGCAGTCTTTTTTTCTTCCTGTATCCCCTCGCGATCCGCTTCGCGTCCCTTCTTGGAATATCAAGGGACAGGCTCAGTCATTCTTTCATAAGGGTCAGTAATACTCTCATCCGTCCTGACAGGGGAAATGGACCTGTACTTGCCATCTTCCCCCGCTGTCTTGACCGCGAGACAAGGACAAAGGCACGCGAGATCTGCGAAAGCCATTCAGATGTGATTATCCATACAGCATCCGGAGGATCAGCAGCACGCAAGGTCATACGAGATCTTGTGCCTCGTGCTATCGTAGCGGTCGCCTGCGAAAGGGATCTGGTCAGCGGCATCCAGGATATAGCTCCGAGGATCCCTGTCATAGGCATTCCAAACAACCGTCCTTCAGGCCCCTGCAAAGATACCACGATGGATATTCGATCTTTCTTGGACGCCATCGAGTTCTTTTCCCCCACTCCCTGA
- a CDS encoding DMT family transporter: MINGAEMDDRKAYTLLVVAMISISFAAVFVRLSGAPPSSVAALRMLFSSLLLFPFVIFSKKVRGEFSSLGKKDIVLLFVSGGLLAIHFLTWITSLFLTGIVSSIVFVTASPLFVAVYSVLVYREKVPGFFWAGLGLAAVGAIVMGGNNLRVTGGTSWKGDLLAITGAVAAAGYFLTGSRLRLRLSLLSHLFAVYTVAAVILVAVLPFTGGNLAGLPVKAYVYCLLMAVVCQGGGHSLLNWALKRLKTTVVTFSVLAEPLGTTLLALIILREVPLKSEIAGGLIILTGLAIVIYFNQAFQNARGVKSY, from the coding sequence ATGATCAACGGTGCAGAAATGGATGACAGGAAAGCATACACATTACTCGTAGTCGCGATGATCTCTATTTCATTCGCCGCTGTGTTTGTCAGGTTATCCGGCGCTCCACCATCGTCGGTTGCCGCGTTGAGGATGCTTTTCTCGTCGCTCCTGTTGTTTCCATTTGTGATTTTTTCAAAGAAGGTCCGAGGGGAGTTTTCATCTCTCGGAAAAAAGGATATCGTACTTCTTTTTGTGTCGGGCGGACTACTCGCAATTCATTTTCTCACCTGGATCACTTCGTTGTTTCTGACCGGAATAGTCAGCTCGATCGTTTTCGTTACGGCGAGTCCTCTGTTCGTCGCTGTTTATTCGGTCCTGGTATACAGAGAAAAAGTACCTGGTTTCTTCTGGGCCGGACTTGGCCTGGCTGCTGTCGGCGCGATAGTGATGGGAGGGAACAACCTCAGAGTGACCGGAGGAACCTCATGGAAAGGTGACCTTCTTGCAATCACGGGGGCGGTAGCCGCCGCCGGCTATTTTCTGACAGGCAGCAGACTCAGACTTAGATTATCGCTTCTTTCACATCTGTTCGCTGTCTATACCGTCGCGGCCGTGATCCTGGTTGCGGTGCTGCCGTTTACTGGTGGGAATCTTGCCGGCCTGCCTGTTAAAGCCTACGTTTATTGTCTGCTTATGGCCGTGGTTTGTCAGGGGGGAGGACATTCTCTTCTCAACTGGGCTTTGAAAAGGTTGAAGACGACCGTTGTTACCTTTTCGGTTCTTGCCGAACCGCTGGGGACGACACTCCTCGCTCTGATCATCCTGAGAGAGGTCCCTCTGAAGAGCGAGATTGCCGGAGGTCTGATAATATTGACAGGGCTGGCAATCGTGATCTATTTCAACCAGGCGTTCCAGAACGCCAGGGGTGTAAAGAGTTACTGA
- a CDS encoding tetratricopeptide repeat protein, whose protein sequence is MRSILYILILSFLALISNGCSDASIKHYNLGIEAAERGELDRAISEWRESLKHRYEDADAQYNLGMALLEKELYDEASIHLLEAARLSPADNEIQYACGKALEEKGALPEAKKAYRLSITLKQNYSPPHIGIASIAMKQKQYRTAEKYAAHGLNISMKNLEGNLILSEAYFMQGNFQEAYAQLLSIRHIFPREPALLLLLGKVLSKRHMHEDAITTLRLAKENGASGGDLFLYMGRSSFALSRYSDAEKFFQLALYKNDTDIRALKGLAETRFKKGNYEKSLVAWKRISSISPMDLETQLGKSMVYINTGRSEEAVSILETLAEKESSPPRTLYYLGHALMRTGKKNEARESFEEFLKTWQGDHALIAEVNDIIVTLQ, encoded by the coding sequence ATGAGATCGATACTCTATATCCTGATCCTGTCTTTTCTGGCCCTGATATCCAACGGCTGCTCGGATGCTTCCATCAAGCATTATAACCTTGGGATCGAGGCCGCCGAAAGGGGCGAACTTGACAGGGCGATCAGTGAATGGAGAGAATCACTCAAACACAGATATGAAGATGCCGACGCCCAGTACAACCTTGGTATGGCGCTCCTCGAAAAGGAATTGTATGACGAGGCTTCCATCCATCTGCTGGAAGCCGCGAGGTTATCACCGGCTGACAACGAGATTCAGTATGCCTGCGGAAAAGCGCTCGAAGAGAAGGGTGCGCTGCCTGAAGCAAAGAAGGCTTACCGATTGTCGATCACTCTCAAACAAAATTATTCTCCTCCACACATCGGGATAGCATCGATAGCTATGAAACAGAAGCAATACAGGACAGCCGAGAAATACGCTGCACATGGATTGAACATCTCGATGAAGAATCTCGAAGGCAACCTGATACTCAGCGAGGCCTATTTCATGCAGGGAAATTTCCAGGAGGCCTATGCCCAGTTACTTTCGATACGACATATATTCCCAAGGGAACCCGCACTTCTGCTTCTTTTGGGAAAGGTACTCAGTAAACGGCATATGCATGAAGACGCTATAACCACCTTGCGCCTTGCGAAAGAGAACGGCGCTTCGGGTGGAGACCTGTTCCTATATATGGGACGCTCTTCATTCGCGTTGAGTCGGTACAGCGATGCTGAAAAATTCTTTCAGCTCGCCCTTTATAAGAACGATACAGATATTCGCGCCCTGAAGGGACTCGCTGAGACCCGTTTCAAAAAAGGAAATTACGAGAAATCTCTCGTAGCGTGGAAAAGAATATCATCGATCTCACCCATGGATCTGGAAACACAGCTCGGCAAAAGCATGGTCTATATCAACACGGGAAGATCCGAAGAAGCAGTATCCATCCTCGAAACACTCGCCGAAAAGGAAAGTTCTCCTCCGCGCACACTCTACTATCTCGGTCACGCTCTGATGAGGACCGGAAAAAAGAACGAGGCCCGTGAATCATTCGAGGAATTTCTTAAAACCTGGCAGGGCGATCATGCACTGATAGCGGAAGTAAATGACATAATAGTTACTCTTCAGTAA
- a CDS encoding 4Fe-4S dicluster domain-containing protein, translating into MLEKEVVYEATLDHDFLDEIYSLPGGEEVKRCIQCGTCSGSCPQGAVMDHAPRKIFSLIRAGFRDEVLGSNTIWFCSSCYSCAVRCPKEIKITDVMYALKRLAIKEGKVKEGRRAAVLSRNFVKMVNKYGRNHETELMTRYIIEADLLNAFNFAPIGLKLFSNGRLPILPHKMKNVDQLRKIIRKVDEMEGI; encoded by the coding sequence ATGCTTGAAAAAGAAGTAGTTTATGAGGCAACCCTCGATCATGATTTTCTGGATGAGATCTATTCGCTTCCAGGCGGTGAGGAAGTCAAGCGTTGTATCCAATGCGGTACATGCAGTGGCTCCTGTCCCCAGGGCGCGGTAATGGATCATGCGCCCAGAAAGATCTTTTCCCTGATCAGGGCTGGATTTCGAGATGAGGTCCTTGGGTCGAACACTATCTGGTTTTGTTCGTCCTGTTATTCGTGCGCGGTGAGATGTCCCAAGGAGATCAAGATCACCGATGTGATGTATGCGCTTAAGAGGCTGGCAATAAAAGAGGGAAAGGTGAAGGAGGGTAGAAGGGCGGCTGTGCTTTCCAGGAATTTTGTAAAGATGGTAAACAAGTACGGTAGAAATCATGAGACCGAGTTGATGACAAGATACATCATCGAGGCCGATCTTCTGAACGCCTTCAATTTCGCGCCCATTGGCCTGAAGCTTTTTTCAAACGGCAGATTGCCCATTCTTCCACACAAGATGAAGAATGTCGATCAGCTCAGAAAGATCATCAGGAAAGTCGACGAGATGGAGGGGATATAG